Proteins from one Sinomonas terrae genomic window:
- a CDS encoding slipin family protein, translated as MGPIALTVLIVVVVVLLIAARMSIRIVRQFEQGVLFRLGRVVGVRMPGFQLIVPVVDRLPLVSLRIVTMPIQSQGIITQDNVSVDVSAVAYYRVVDAVKSVVAIENVEAAINQIAQTTLRKVVGRHTLDQTLSETERINGDIRQILDVLTADWGVEVTLVELKDIQLPETMKRAMARQAEAEREKRAKIIAAEGEAISAAALGDASDTMMAHPLALQLRNLQSLVEIGVDKNTTVVFPAPLMSTIGELSAFLAREGQSAASAASVNGKAPVKAA; from the coding sequence ATGGGCCCCATCGCTCTGACCGTCCTGATCGTCGTCGTCGTGGTGCTGCTGATCGCGGCGAGGATGTCGATCCGCATTGTGCGCCAGTTCGAGCAGGGCGTGCTGTTCAGGCTCGGGCGGGTCGTGGGGGTGAGGATGCCCGGATTCCAGCTGATCGTCCCGGTGGTGGACCGCCTGCCGCTGGTGAGCCTGCGGATCGTGACGATGCCGATCCAGTCCCAGGGCATCATCACCCAGGACAACGTCAGCGTCGACGTCTCCGCCGTCGCCTACTACCGGGTCGTGGACGCGGTGAAGTCCGTCGTGGCGATCGAGAACGTCGAAGCAGCGATCAACCAGATCGCCCAGACCACCCTCCGCAAGGTCGTCGGCCGGCACACCCTGGACCAGACCCTCTCGGAGACGGAGCGGATCAACGGGGACATCCGCCAGATCCTGGACGTCCTCACCGCCGACTGGGGAGTCGAAGTCACCCTCGTGGAGCTGAAGGACATCCAGCTGCCCGAGACGATGAAGCGCGCAATGGCCCGCCAGGCCGAGGCCGAGCGGGAGAAGAGGGCGAAGATCATCGCCGCCGAGGGCGAGGCGATCTCCGCCGCCGCCCTGGGCGACGCGTCGGACACCATGATGGCCCACCCGCTGGCCCTGCAGCTGCGGAACCTGCAGAGCCTGGTGGAGATCGGCGTGGACAAGAACACCACGGTCGTCTTCCCCGCCCCGCTGATGAGCACCATCGGAGAGCTCTCCGCTTTCCTGGCCCGGGAGGGCCAGTCCGCAGCGTCCGCAGCGTCCGTCAACGGCAAGGCCCCGGTCAAGGCAGCCTGA
- a CDS encoding site-specific integrase, producing the protein MHTSGAAWKVHFVVEGHNWPDDPLLERADVGRPRLDAGRPFLLHGSGAAHEAVNAFFASGRMRNLSEGTNRKYAYSLCTWINFLSLRNKGWDSAVEGDLFDFRFWRTTDFSNDRRVAGSTWQGNRAGILAFHDWAVDRLGAARLLPLAERRTSDGRSGTRDRRSSSTSVRSADVKWLTPGAFRLWRDVGVHGISREGLERTRWRPRMQGRDAGFVDGLYSTGLRIQELASLVVPELPPAGDGRGFVTARLADRCAKGGHGRRFWIGRSALDGIWDYVETERAGSVRSAQDKGLYQRVPGMLVVDEVGSDGSVRASRAGVVVRSRLRDLSPKDRLKLFKETDGGLEPLSLWLNEDGLPRGKKAWYTTFRLANARVEKGGIERLKCHPHMLRHSFALRWYAVGRLVWERGSREDRFEDFREQFGDTWSLVQTMLGHRDVATTKSIYLEPFLGLDVQFLLAHHASDPETGTAFDLVRGDPRVRFLGPEES; encoded by the coding sequence ATGCACACTTCAGGGGCGGCATGGAAGGTCCACTTCGTTGTGGAGGGGCACAACTGGCCTGATGACCCGCTTCTCGAGCGCGCCGACGTTGGTCGGCCTCGTCTGGACGCGGGCCGGCCCTTTCTCCTGCACGGGAGCGGGGCCGCCCATGAGGCGGTGAACGCGTTCTTTGCCAGTGGGCGGATGAGGAATCTGTCGGAGGGCACGAACCGGAAGTACGCGTACTCGCTGTGCACATGGATCAACTTCCTCTCGCTCCGGAACAAAGGGTGGGACTCCGCGGTGGAGGGCGATCTGTTCGACTTCCGGTTCTGGCGGACCACAGACTTCAGCAACGACCGTCGGGTCGCCGGGTCCACGTGGCAGGGCAATCGGGCCGGGATCCTCGCGTTCCATGACTGGGCGGTCGATCGTCTGGGAGCCGCGCGGCTGTTGCCGCTGGCCGAACGGCGGACCTCGGACGGCCGCTCTGGGACCCGTGACCGGCGGTCAAGCTCGACGTCGGTGCGCTCAGCGGACGTGAAGTGGCTGACTCCGGGGGCGTTCAGGCTGTGGCGCGACGTTGGTGTGCACGGGATTTCGCGCGAGGGTTTGGAGCGGACGAGATGGAGACCGCGGATGCAGGGCCGCGATGCTGGCTTCGTCGACGGCCTCTACAGCACGGGACTTCGAATTCAGGAGCTGGCGTCGCTGGTCGTGCCGGAGCTCCCGCCAGCTGGGGACGGGCGCGGGTTCGTCACCGCCAGGCTGGCCGACCGGTGCGCCAAGGGCGGCCATGGGCGCAGGTTCTGGATCGGGAGGTCGGCTCTCGATGGTATCTGGGACTACGTGGAGACCGAGCGGGCCGGGTCCGTTCGGTCGGCGCAGGACAAGGGCCTGTATCAGCGGGTTCCAGGCATGCTCGTCGTCGACGAAGTGGGCTCTGACGGCTCGGTCCGGGCCTCGCGCGCCGGCGTGGTGGTCAGGAGCCGGCTCCGCGACCTGTCTCCGAAAGACCGGCTGAAGCTGTTCAAGGAGACCGACGGCGGCCTCGAGCCGTTGTCGCTGTGGCTGAATGAGGACGGGCTGCCGCGGGGGAAGAAGGCCTGGTACACGACGTTCCGGCTCGCGAACGCGCGGGTGGAGAAGGGCGGCATCGAGCGCCTGAAGTGCCATCCGCACATGCTCCGGCACAGCTTCGCCCTCCGCTGGTACGCCGTGGGCAGGCTGGTCTGGGAGCGGGGTTCGAGGGAGGATCGGTTCGAGGACTTCCGCGAGCAGTTCGGGGACACCTGGTCGCTGGTGCAGACAATGCTCGGGCACAGGGACGTCGCCACGACGAAGAGCATCTACCTCGAGCCGTTCCTCGGCCTGGACGTGCAGTTCCTGCTCGCGCACCATGCCAGCGACCCCGAGACGGGTACAGCATTCGACCTGGTCCGAGGCGATCCCCGGGTGCGCTTCCTGGGCCCGGAGGAGTCCTAG
- a CDS encoding tyrosine-type recombinase/integrase encodes MQERSLSKDVRGGLISGEVELARVGCVEVGPGPHEPFTLWDPGGAVVEPVAAWIRYLAVGDYSVRTLRSYCFAALTWFRVLWMLDVPWSRASEAETAAMVGWLRVAPNPQRRRAKGMPGGVNIKTGKPNLRAGYGPATVNLTLAAVHGFYGFHAQWAHGPVVNPVPASPQRRRALAHRSAVEPKQRHRRGPYRQRAAQRSPRSISDRLWDELFERMGNDRDRALLACFVSSGARAEELLGAQVEDVDWANQRLSVVSKGSRERRWVPLSPEAKAWLVRYLGSLDVSSSGPLWRTLRGAERPLTYSAARRVLQRANAALGTNWSLHDLRHTASVRMVNSGVLTLPEVQVVLGHADLRTTSRYTMPREEEMIAKLHDFYARPAQPARRFASGYSAEDVMAVFGAETGERDGE; translated from the coding sequence GTGCAGGAGCGCAGTCTGAGCAAGGATGTCCGCGGAGGTCTGATCAGCGGCGAGGTGGAACTCGCGCGCGTTGGGTGCGTCGAGGTTGGGCCGGGCCCTCATGAGCCCTTCACGCTGTGGGACCCGGGGGGTGCGGTTGTCGAGCCAGTAGCCGCTTGGATCCGGTATCTGGCCGTTGGGGATTACAGCGTGCGCACCCTGCGCTCCTATTGCTTCGCCGCGCTGACGTGGTTCCGTGTGCTATGGATGCTTGATGTGCCGTGGAGCCGGGCGAGCGAGGCTGAGACGGCGGCGATGGTCGGGTGGCTGCGGGTAGCGCCCAACCCGCAGCGGCGGCGCGCAAAAGGCATGCCCGGAGGGGTCAACATCAAGACCGGGAAGCCGAATCTCCGGGCCGGGTACGGGCCGGCGACGGTCAACCTCACGCTCGCTGCCGTCCACGGGTTCTACGGTTTCCACGCCCAGTGGGCGCACGGCCCCGTCGTGAATCCGGTCCCGGCCTCTCCGCAGCGTCGCCGCGCGCTCGCGCACCGAAGCGCGGTCGAGCCGAAGCAACGCCACCGGCGGGGTCCCTACAGGCAGCGCGCCGCGCAGAGGTCGCCGCGTTCCATCTCGGACCGACTGTGGGATGAGCTATTCGAGAGGATGGGCAATGACCGGGATCGCGCCCTTCTGGCATGCTTCGTGAGTTCGGGTGCCCGGGCCGAAGAGCTCCTCGGAGCCCAGGTCGAGGATGTCGACTGGGCCAATCAGCGCCTCTCGGTAGTCTCGAAGGGAAGCAGGGAGAGGCGCTGGGTTCCGCTCTCGCCAGAGGCCAAGGCATGGTTGGTCCGCTATCTGGGCTCGCTCGACGTCTCCTCGAGCGGTCCGCTGTGGCGCACGCTCAGAGGCGCCGAGCGTCCGCTGACCTACTCCGCGGCCAGGCGTGTCCTCCAGCGCGCGAACGCGGCCCTTGGAACGAACTGGTCCCTGCACGATCTGAGGCATACGGCGTCCGTGCGCATGGTCAACAGCGGCGTGCTCACGCTGCCCGAGGTGCAGGTCGTGCTCGGGCACGCGGATCTCCGCACGACGAGCCGCTACACAATGCCGCGCGAAGAGGAGATGATCGCCAAGCTGCATGACTTCTACGCCCGTCCGGCGCAGCCCGCACGGCGGTTCGCGTCCGGGTACTCGGCAGAGGACGTCATGGCTGTCTTCGGAGCCGAGACGGGGGAGCGCGACGGTGAGTAG
- a CDS encoding ATP-dependent DNA ligase — translation MPAGYARALGGAFDLALAKAVSVVPARPGLQLEPKVDGFRAAIVVEDGGVRVWSRNGTDLTPRFPELEQAARALIPEGCVVDGEIVMWNEGRLDFDAMQRRMGPGPALARRLAAEQPASFVAFDILAVLGRDVRPRPLSERRRLLEELAAGFDPPLQLCPATFDRAAAQQWWEDPGRAGFEGIVAKPEGPYLPGRIW, via the coding sequence ATGCCCGCCGGCTACGCGCGCGCCCTGGGCGGGGCGTTCGACCTCGCTCTGGCCAAGGCCGTGTCCGTGGTCCCGGCCCGGCCCGGGCTGCAGCTGGAGCCCAAGGTCGACGGCTTCCGCGCGGCGATCGTCGTCGAGGATGGGGGAGTGCGGGTTTGGTCCCGCAACGGAACCGACCTCACACCGAGGTTTCCCGAGCTCGAGCAGGCCGCGCGGGCCCTTATACCCGAGGGCTGTGTGGTCGACGGTGAGATCGTGATGTGGAACGAGGGGCGGCTGGACTTCGACGCGATGCAGCGCCGCATGGGCCCGGGCCCGGCTCTGGCACGCCGGCTGGCTGCCGAGCAGCCGGCCAGCTTCGTCGCCTTCGACATCCTCGCGGTGCTCGGCCGCGACGTGCGGCCGCGGCCGCTGTCAGAACGGCGCCGTCTGCTCGAGGAGCTCGCGGCCGGGTTCGACCCGCCGCTGCAGCTGTGCCCCGCCACGTTCGACCGCGCCGCAGCCCAGCAATGGTGGGAGGACCCGGGCCGGGCCGGCTTCGAGGGCATCGTCGCCAAGCCCGAGGGACCCTACCTGCCCGGACGCATCTGGTGA
- a CDS encoding fatty acid desaturase family protein has product MGLSSSASERPARPNRVVNSYLALQKEVRARGLMERRRGYYITVFVILMLAWGGAWTGFAIIGASWFQVLVAVGLGVLMTQFAFLAHEAAHRQVFASWSVNEWSARILGNGLTGISYAMWQQKHSRHHSNPNVIGQDPDIRPGTIAFHDAVAAARPRWLRFPTRHQGYLLFPVLPFLGLALQVDSFRFLFRRAPVQRRAVEISILAARVCAVPALAFWLLPPGIAAAFVGIQQGVFGLYMGATFAPNHKGMKVFAASSKADFLTRQVLASRNITGGWAMDVFMGGLNRQIEHHLFPTMPRPALRHAEALVRAHCARQGIPYTATTLPASYAIIVRYLNAVGHGHGSIFQCPLAAQHR; this is encoded by the coding sequence ATGGGCCTTTCCAGTTCGGCTAGCGAGCGCCCGGCCCGCCCGAACCGGGTGGTCAACAGCTACCTGGCGCTGCAGAAGGAGGTCCGGGCCCGGGGCCTGATGGAGCGGCGGCGCGGCTACTACATCACCGTCTTCGTGATCCTGATGCTGGCCTGGGGCGGGGCGTGGACGGGGTTCGCGATCATCGGGGCCTCGTGGTTCCAGGTGCTGGTCGCGGTCGGGCTCGGGGTCCTGATGACCCAGTTCGCGTTCCTGGCCCACGAGGCCGCGCACCGGCAGGTCTTCGCCTCGTGGAGCGTGAACGAGTGGTCAGCCAGGATCCTCGGCAACGGGCTCACCGGCATCAGCTACGCGATGTGGCAGCAGAAGCACTCCAGGCACCACTCCAACCCCAACGTCATCGGCCAGGACCCGGACATCAGGCCCGGGACCATCGCGTTCCACGACGCCGTCGCGGCGGCCCGGCCCCGCTGGCTCAGGTTCCCCACCCGGCACCAGGGCTACCTGCTCTTCCCGGTCCTGCCGTTCCTGGGCCTTGCCCTGCAGGTGGACTCGTTCAGGTTCCTGTTCCGCCGCGCCCCGGTCCAGCGCAGGGCGGTGGAGATCTCCATCCTCGCCGCCCGGGTGTGCGCCGTGCCTGCCCTGGCGTTCTGGCTGCTGCCCCCCGGGATCGCCGCGGCCTTCGTCGGGATCCAGCAGGGCGTCTTCGGCCTCTACATGGGCGCCACGTTCGCCCCCAACCACAAGGGCATGAAGGTCTTCGCCGCCTCCTCCAAGGCCGACTTCCTCACACGCCAGGTCCTCGCCTCCCGCAACATCACAGGAGGGTGGGCCATGGACGTGTTCATGGGCGGCCTGAACCGCCAGATCGAGCACCACCTCTTCCCCACCATGCCCCGCCCGGCCCTGCGGCACGCCGAGGCCCTCGTCCGAGCCCACTGCGCCCGGCAGGGCATCCCCTACACCGCCACGACCCTGCCGGCCTCCTACGCGATCATCGTCCGGTACCTCAACGCCGTCGGCCACGGACACGGCTCCATCTTCCAATGCCCCCTCGCCGCCCAACACCGGTAG
- a CDS encoding DinB/UmuC family translesion DNA polymerase: MCIPRPYEWQRRSSGQHAQTGERIYSIDEAFLGLGPRMAAGDLTALGRDIRNTLWKLVGVPVCVGIATTKTLAKLANKTAKKIPVFDGVCIWEQTSPRWRSKLLAQLPVAEVWGIAGRLEKRLAALGILSIADLAAADPVMIRDRFNVVVMRTVLELKGVPCIPFEEARQGKEQLIFSRSFSAPVTTRTEMRQVLTAYAQQGAARLERHHQAAKLITAFAGTSHYAQEHSFPTVLVPLPAPTTDPVVLAKAAQRLLPHLEEGTRYARAGIMLTDLRPATGQQALEPFRYRHEEQGIATLVEQVHRKVGKDLLGLGHAGIRPRPHWRMKREMLSPRATTHWDELASVRAD, encoded by the coding sequence GTGTGCATACCCCGACCGTATGAATGGCAACGCCGATCCTCCGGGCAACACGCTCAAACTGGCGAGAGAATCTATTCGATCGACGAGGCCTTCCTCGGCCTCGGCCCCCGCATGGCGGCTGGCGATCTCACAGCCCTCGGACGCGACATCCGCAACACTCTCTGGAAGCTCGTCGGTGTTCCCGTCTGTGTCGGCATTGCAACGACGAAGACCCTCGCCAAGCTGGCGAACAAGACGGCGAAGAAGATCCCCGTCTTCGACGGTGTCTGCATCTGGGAGCAGACCAGTCCCCGCTGGCGGTCGAAGCTCCTTGCCCAGCTGCCCGTCGCCGAGGTCTGGGGCATCGCAGGACGGCTCGAGAAGCGCCTGGCCGCCCTCGGTATCCTCTCGATCGCGGACCTCGCGGCCGCGGACCCGGTGATGATCAGGGACCGGTTCAACGTGGTCGTCATGCGCACCGTCCTCGAGCTGAAGGGCGTCCCGTGCATCCCCTTCGAGGAAGCCCGCCAGGGCAAGGAGCAGCTGATCTTCTCCCGCTCCTTCTCCGCCCCCGTCACCACCCGAACCGAGATGCGCCAAGTCCTCACGGCGTATGCCCAACAAGGCGCAGCCCGGCTCGAGCGCCACCATCAGGCCGCCAAGCTGATTACCGCCTTCGCAGGCACCAGCCACTACGCCCAAGAGCACTCGTTCCCCACAGTCCTCGTGCCCCTGCCTGCCCCGACCACGGACCCGGTCGTCCTCGCAAAGGCGGCCCAGCGGCTCCTTCCGCACCTCGAGGAAGGAACCCGGTACGCCAGGGCCGGGATCATGCTCACAGACCTCCGCCCCGCGACTGGCCAGCAGGCTCTGGAGCCCTTCCGTTACCGGCACGAGGAACAAGGCATCGCCACCCTCGTCGAGCAGGTCCACCGCAAGGTCGGCAAGGACCTCCTCGGTCTTGGCCACGCCGGTATCCGCCCACGACCCCACTGGCGTATGAAGCGCGAGATGCTCTCACCCCGCGCAACCACCCACTGGGACGAACTCGCCTCCGTCAGGGCCGACTGA
- a CDS encoding aspartate aminotransferase family protein, whose translation MTTVKPRGKMVNAFNPDAPSELSERERQMVEDRHHVLAPSYRLFYQEPVHIVRGLGTRLWDGDGTEFLDAYNNVVSVGHGRPEVIGAVERQMRQLCTHTRYLHEGILGYANDLLGTLRETMPEAQLMFTCTGSEANDLAVRIAKYHTGHEGVIVTSEAYHGNSDLTAGFSPSLGDRSPLGTWVRQIPAPDSYRIRADDIAPMMLQQVRSQIEDLQRRGNGLAAFIVDSIFASDGIFADPTDFLKPVADLVHEAGGLFIADEVQCGFARTGSHMWGHARHHVQPDLMTMGKPMGNGYPVAGVAARPEVVAEFGYDQRYFNTFGGNTVAMAAAQATLDVILGEELQANSQRVGALIQAGLNDLAAEYEQLGDVRGSGLYIAAECVTDPETKAPDAQTAAAIVNGMRKRRVLISATGPNANVLKIRPPLVFSEQDVDWLLSCLEQTLREDLLALVATR comes from the coding sequence ATGACCACCGTCAAGCCGCGGGGCAAGATGGTCAACGCGTTCAACCCCGACGCACCTTCCGAGCTCTCGGAACGAGAGCGCCAGATGGTAGAAGACCGACACCACGTCCTCGCCCCCTCCTACCGCCTCTTCTACCAGGAACCCGTCCACATCGTGCGGGGGCTGGGAACCCGCCTCTGGGACGGCGACGGCACCGAGTTCCTCGACGCCTACAACAACGTCGTGTCCGTCGGCCATGGCCGACCCGAGGTGATCGGAGCCGTGGAGAGGCAGATGCGCCAGCTCTGCACCCACACCCGCTACCTCCACGAAGGCATCCTGGGGTACGCCAACGACCTCCTCGGGACCCTGCGCGAGACCATGCCCGAGGCGCAGCTGATGTTCACCTGCACCGGCTCGGAGGCCAACGACCTCGCGGTGCGCATCGCGAAGTACCACACCGGCCATGAAGGAGTCATCGTCACCTCCGAGGCCTACCACGGCAACTCGGACCTGACAGCAGGCTTCTCCCCCTCGCTCGGAGACCGCTCACCGCTCGGCACCTGGGTCCGCCAGATCCCCGCCCCCGACTCGTACAGGATCCGGGCCGATGACATCGCGCCGATGATGCTCCAGCAGGTGCGCTCCCAGATCGAGGACCTCCAGCGCCGCGGCAACGGCCTGGCCGCCTTCATCGTCGACTCGATCTTCGCATCCGACGGGATCTTCGCCGACCCGACCGACTTCCTCAAGCCCGTCGCCGACCTCGTGCATGAGGCTGGCGGGCTGTTCATCGCCGACGAGGTCCAATGCGGCTTCGCCCGCACCGGCTCCCACATGTGGGGCCATGCCCGCCACCATGTGCAGCCCGACCTGATGACCATGGGCAAGCCGATGGGGAATGGATACCCCGTCGCGGGCGTGGCAGCCCGACCGGAGGTTGTCGCGGAGTTCGGCTACGACCAGCGCTACTTCAACACTTTTGGAGGGAACACCGTGGCCATGGCGGCCGCGCAGGCGACCCTCGACGTCATCCTCGGCGAGGAACTGCAGGCCAACTCCCAGCGCGTCGGCGCGCTCATCCAAGCAGGCCTGAACGACCTCGCAGCCGAGTACGAGCAACTGGGCGACGTCCGCGGATCCGGCCTGTACATCGCCGCAGAATGCGTCACAGACCCCGAAACGAAGGCCCCCGACGCCCAGACGGCCGCCGCAATCGTCAACGGCATGCGCAAGCGGCGCGTGCTCATCTCGGCAACCGGCCCGAACGCCAACGTGCTCAAGATCCGTCCGCCCCTGGTCTTCTCCGAGCAGGACGTCGACTGGCTGCTGAGCTGCCTCGAGCAGACACTCCGCGAGGACCTCCTGGCCCTCGTCGCCACCCGTTAG
- a CDS encoding CoA-acylating methylmalonate-semialdehyde dehydrogenase, translating to MTETQDLTVIPHWIGGKEYPSAGERTAPVYDPALGAETKRVSLASAQDIESAISSAQKAFPTWRDLSMAKRQRILFRIRELLNERKGELAEIITSEHGKVVSDALGEISRGLEVVELATGFPHLIKGEHSENVSTGVDVHSLKAPLGVVGIISPFNFPAMVPLWFLPIAIAAGNTVILKPSEKDPSAANWLAALFTEAGLPGGVFNVLHGDKEAVDGLLEHPEVKAISFVGSTPIARYIYETAAKNGKRVQALGGAKNHMLVLPDADLDLTADAAVNAGFGSAGERCMAISVIVAVEPVADELIAKIQERVATLKIGDGRRNCDMGPLVTAQHRDKVASYIDIAEADGAKVVIDGRGIEVDGAAEGFWLGPTLIDDVPVTSKVYQDEIFGPVLSVVRVGSYEEGLELINSGAFGNGTAIFTNDGGAARRFQNEVEVGMIGINVPIPVPVAYYSFGGFKDSIFGGTKAYGLQGFNFYTREKAVTSRWLDPSHGGLNLGFPQN from the coding sequence GTGACTGAAACCCAAGACCTGACCGTGATCCCGCACTGGATCGGCGGCAAGGAGTACCCGTCCGCAGGCGAGCGGACGGCCCCCGTCTACGACCCCGCCCTCGGCGCGGAGACCAAGCGCGTCTCGCTCGCCTCGGCCCAGGACATCGAATCCGCGATCTCCTCGGCACAGAAGGCCTTCCCCACGTGGCGAGACCTTTCGATGGCCAAGCGGCAGAGGATCCTCTTCCGCATCCGGGAGCTGCTCAACGAGCGCAAGGGCGAGCTCGCCGAGATCATCACCTCCGAGCACGGCAAGGTCGTCTCCGACGCCCTCGGCGAGATCTCCCGCGGCCTGGAGGTCGTCGAGCTCGCCACCGGCTTCCCGCACCTGATCAAGGGCGAGCACTCCGAGAACGTCTCCACCGGCGTCGACGTCCACTCGCTCAAGGCCCCCCTCGGCGTCGTCGGGATCATCAGCCCGTTCAACTTCCCCGCCATGGTCCCGCTGTGGTTCCTGCCCATCGCGATCGCCGCCGGGAACACCGTCATCCTCAAGCCCAGCGAGAAGGACCCCTCCGCCGCGAACTGGCTCGCCGCCCTCTTCACCGAAGCGGGCCTCCCGGGCGGGGTCTTCAACGTCCTGCACGGGGACAAGGAGGCCGTCGACGGCCTCCTCGAGCACCCCGAGGTCAAGGCCATCTCCTTTGTCGGCTCCACCCCGATCGCCCGCTACATCTACGAGACCGCCGCTAAGAACGGCAAGCGCGTCCAGGCCCTCGGCGGGGCCAAGAACCACATGCTCGTCCTGCCCGACGCCGACCTCGACCTCACCGCCGACGCCGCCGTGAACGCAGGCTTCGGCTCCGCGGGCGAGCGCTGCATGGCCATTAGCGTCATCGTCGCCGTCGAGCCCGTCGCGGACGAGCTCATCGCCAAGATCCAAGAGCGCGTGGCGACTCTGAAGATCGGCGACGGCCGACGCAACTGCGACATGGGCCCCCTCGTCACCGCCCAGCACCGCGACAAGGTCGCCTCCTACATCGACATCGCGGAGGCCGACGGCGCGAAGGTGGTCATCGACGGCCGCGGGATCGAGGTCGACGGCGCGGCGGAGGGCTTCTGGCTCGGCCCGACACTCATCGACGACGTCCCGGTGACGTCGAAGGTGTACCAAGACGAGATCTTCGGCCCCGTGCTGTCCGTGGTCCGCGTGGGCAGCTATGAGGAGGGGCTGGAGCTGATCAACTCCGGCGCGTTCGGCAACGGCACCGCGATCTTCACCAACGACGGCGGCGCAGCCCGCCGCTTCCAGAACGAGGTCGAGGTCGGCATGATCGGGATCAACGTCCCGATCCCCGTCCCGGTCGCCTACTACTCCTTCGGCGGGTTTAAGGACTCGATCTTCGGCGGCACCAAGGCCTACGGGCTCCAGGGCTTCAACTTCTACACTCGCGAGAAGGCCGTCACCTCCCGCTGGCTCGACCCCAGCCATGGCGGCCTGAACCTGGGCTTCCCCCAGAACTGA
- a CDS encoding proline racemase family protein, translated as MRWNKTITVVDCHAEGESGRVVVGGVPHIPGETVFDKRLYLQNRQDDLRRMILFEPRGAAHHNANVIVASNNPAAQMGYIILESMEYPAMSGSNTMCVATVLLETGILPMSEPTTELVLESPAGLIAVTCECKDGKVERVRFVNQPAFCYHLGKEVNVPGIGNLTVDIVYGGMTYVMVEAEQLGYALEPSEARILCEVGQTIKRAAAEQIDVVHPENPDIPGITQIEFTGPLRREGDSLRARNTVVVSPGRVDRSPCGTGTSARLAQLHAKGLIEPGETFIHESIIGTTFESSIVDTTHVGDYPAVIPAVAGQAWITGIYQMGMDPSDPFPRGFTLADTWLRQIDNLEPVRTAAE; from the coding sequence ATGCGCTGGAACAAGACGATCACCGTAGTCGACTGCCATGCCGAAGGAGAATCCGGCCGAGTCGTCGTCGGCGGGGTCCCCCATATCCCCGGCGAGACGGTCTTCGACAAGAGGCTGTACCTCCAGAACCGCCAGGACGACCTGCGCCGCATGATCCTGTTCGAACCGAGAGGGGCTGCCCACCACAACGCGAATGTCATCGTCGCATCGAACAACCCCGCCGCGCAGATGGGCTACATCATCCTCGAGTCCATGGAATACCCCGCCATGTCGGGTTCGAACACCATGTGCGTGGCCACCGTCCTCCTGGAAACAGGGATCCTTCCCATGTCCGAGCCCACCACGGAACTCGTCCTCGAGTCGCCCGCCGGACTCATCGCGGTGACCTGCGAGTGCAAGGACGGCAAAGTCGAACGCGTCCGCTTCGTCAACCAGCCGGCCTTCTGCTACCACCTCGGCAAAGAGGTCAACGTCCCGGGCATCGGCAACCTCACCGTCGACATCGTCTACGGCGGGATGACCTACGTCATGGTCGAGGCAGAGCAGCTCGGCTACGCCTTGGAGCCCTCAGAGGCACGCATCCTCTGCGAGGTGGGCCAGACCATCAAACGGGCCGCCGCCGAACAGATCGACGTCGTGCACCCGGAGAACCCCGACATCCCAGGGATCACCCAGATCGAGTTCACAGGCCCCCTCAGGCGCGAGGGCGACTCCCTGCGGGCCCGCAACACCGTGGTCGTATCACCTGGCCGCGTCGACCGATCACCGTGCGGGACAGGCACATCGGCCCGCCTCGCGCAGCTGCACGCCAAGGGACTGATCGAGCCCGGAGAGACCTTCATCCACGAATCCATCATCGGCACAACCTTCGAGAGTTCCATCGTCGACACCACCCACGTCGGCGATTATCCGGCCGTGATCCCGGCAGTTGCTGGACAGGCGTGGATCACCGGCATCTACCAGATGGGAATGGACCCCAGCGACCCGTTCCCGCGAGGCTTCACGCTGGCCGACACATGGCTGCGTCAAATCGACAATCTGGAACCGGTCAGGACGGCAGCAGAGTAG